The following proteins come from a genomic window of Sardina pilchardus chromosome 1, fSarPil1.1, whole genome shotgun sequence:
- the LOC134078999 gene encoding taste receptor type 1 member 1-like, with the protein MKSFHSCCFDCEICKAGTYINISDTADPNTCQKCQDYEWSGDGSTSCQNRTVVFLPHGAPASIVLTLAASSTILLCGCVLALFIRHYDTPVVKSAGGKMSLLVLVFLALSSVSIFLFAGWPSAITCRLRIPTFLVFYTATLSCLAVRSFQIVSVFKLAAKLPRAYEFWVKHGGQWLIVAICTITQLLLSISWMFDNGPDGPPLPSQKQLIRETALMCTWGNVNIMFAMFTFGSLLSLASFAFAYMGSDLPKNYNEGKAVTFCLLIFYISWALFLTLYFVLEEKGIAVANAFCILFSILGVLFGYFGPKCYIILFQPERNTATYFQAEIQTYNLQIR; encoded by the exons ATGAAGAGCTTTCATTCCTGTTGCTTTGACTGCGAGATCTGCAAAGCAGGAACATATATCAACATCAGCGACACAG CAGATCCAAACACCTGCCAAAAGTGCCAAGACTACGAGTGGTCTGGAGATGGCAGCACGTCGTGCCAGAACCGGACCGTGGTGTTCCTTCCGCACGGTGCTCCCGCCTCCATCGTCCTGACCCTCGCCGCCTCCTCCACCATCCTGCTGTGTGGCTGCGTGCTGGCTCTGTTCATCCGCCACTACGACACGCCTGTGGTCAAGTCGGCCGGCGGCAAAATGTCACTGCTCGTGCTCGTCTTCTTGGCTCTGTCATCCGTCAGCATCTTCCTGTTTGCTGGATGGCCATCTGCCATCACCTGCAGGCTGCGCATCCCAACGTTTCTCGTCTTCTACACCGCCACCCTCTCCTGTCTGGCCGTCCGCTCTTTCCAGATCGTCTCCGTCTTCAAACTGGCTGCCAAGCTGCCGAGGGCGTACGAGTTCTGGGTCAAACATGGTGGACAGTGGCTGATTGTAGCGATCTGCACGATCACTCAGCTACTTCTGAGCATTTCGTGGATGTTCGACAACGGACCCGACGGACCCCCACTGCCAAGTCAGAAACAGCTTATTAGGGAAACAGCCTTGATGTGCACGTGGGGCAATGTAAATATTATGTTTGCTATGTTCACGTTTGGTAGCCTACTCAGTTTAGCCAGCTTTGCCTTTGCCTATATGGGGTCAGACCTTCCTAAAAACTACAATGAAGGTAAAGCGGTTACGTTCTGCTTGCTCATTTTCTATATATCCTGGGCCTTGTTTCTCACACTGTACTTTGTTTTGGAGGAGAAAGGTATCGCAGTGGCAAATGCCTTTTGCATTTTGTTCAGTATCTTGGGGGTTTTATTTGGTTACTTTGGACCAAAATGCTACATCATTCTTTTCCAACCTGAGCGCAATACAGCAACATACTTTCAGGCAGAAATTCAGACTTACAATCTGCAAATCAGATGA